The following are encoded in a window of Methanobrevibacter sp. genomic DNA:
- a CDS encoding homoserine dehydrogenase — protein MDECKVIIMGFGAVGQGVANAISMKKDLIKEKTGVAVKIVAAADSSTSAISADGLDEKLLVQTKEKEGKLSAYPEFGSDKCGEDVLDAVEYDCLIEATPTNIVDAEPAFSLTMKAFDQGKDVVTSNKGHLALKFKEVVGAAEKAGVEFKYEASVGGSMPIINFAKETLSSCSINSIIGILNGTTNYILSRMTSEGTDYESTLRESQELGIAETNPTQDVEGIDAACKTVILANSILGIDATYSDVEVHGISNINSKAIELAKKDDYLIKLIAEVSPNNLRVSPRLVKKGSSYDVSGTLNMATINTDLAGDVTVMGLGAGSIETASAMLTDLISILKNKN, from the coding sequence ATGGATGAATGTAAAGTCATTATCATGGGATTCGGTGCAGTAGGTCAAGGTGTAGCCAATGCAATTTCCATGAAAAAGGATTTAATTAAAGAAAAAACAGGTGTAGCTGTTAAAATTGTTGCAGCTGCCGATTCATCTACATCTGCAATATCAGCCGACGGATTAGATGAAAAATTATTAGTACAAACAAAAGAAAAAGAAGGAAAATTATCTGCTTATCCTGAATTCGGAAGCGATAAATGTGGTGAAGACGTTTTAGATGCTGTTGAATATGATTGTCTTATAGAAGCAACTCCTACCAATATTGTTGATGCAGAACCAGCATTTTCACTAACTATGAAGGCTTTCGACCAAGGAAAAGATGTAGTAACTTCAAATAAAGGTCATTTAGCACTTAAATTCAAAGAAGTTGTAGGCGCCGCTGAAAAAGCAGGTGTGGAATTCAAATATGAAGCAAGTGTTGGAGGATCCATGCCAATAATCAACTTCGCTAAGGAAACCTTATCCTCATGCTCAATCAACTCAATCATCGGTATTCTAAACGGTACTACAAATTATATCCTCTCAAGAATGACTTCCGAAGGTACTGATTATGAAAGTACCCTTAGGGAATCACAGGAACTTGGAATAGCTGAAACAAATCCTACACAGGATGTTGAAGGTATTGATGCAGCATGCAAAACTGTTATTCTTGCAAATTCCATTTTAGGAATTGACGCCACATACAGTGATGTTGAAGTTCATGGTATTTCCAATATCAATTCAAAGGCAATTGAACTTGCTAAAAAAGATGATTATTTAATAAAACTTATTGCAGAAGTATCTCCAAATAATTTAAGGGTATCACCACGTTTGGTTAAAAAAGGAAGTTCCTATGATGTAAGCGGAACCTTGAATATGGCTACAATCAACACAGATTTAGCCGGAGATGTAACTGTAATGGGACTTGGAGCAGGATCTATTGAAACTGCTTCTGCGATGTTGACTGACTTAATTAGTATTTTAAAAAATAAAAACTAA
- a CDS encoding asparagine synthase-related protein, producing MSSIVGLQGNVKAQDIIKMLKASKNRGPDASGIYLDKVYENIDLDEFCDDNDYDLALGHNMLSVYDKNEHISKVQPVSDDNLILVLNGSLYNFQTIRNFLSKVGVEAEITSDAEAILYLIDFYAKKLDLLKACSAAVRLLDGDYAFAVWDGENLAVVRDPLGVKPLFYAQKDGLNGFASSRNALKEVGFSDIDTLKPEHILYNWEDIAPAQAIYEKIFEGDVAKIDKMLRLSLVTRVADLREVGVIFSGGLDSSYLALLLKEISENVPLKIKLYAVGVEGSKDVEAAIYASKFLNMDLEICTLTEEMIREALPSVVNAIGDDNLMKVGVGLTTYFATKMAAKDNINVAISGQGADELFGGYKRYLKSFVNDTLNYDIREDISNMYHVNLERDDACAMLNSVEIRLPFLDKKLVELALNIPDNKKIVSMHDDMRKSILRKLAFEEGLDYEIAYRPKKAAQYGTGIDKVLRKKIIKDTDISKYLE from the coding sequence ATGAGTTCTATAGTTGGTTTACAGGGTAATGTTAAAGCACAAGACATCATAAAAATGTTGAAAGCATCTAAAAACAGAGGTCCTGATGCATCAGGAATTTATCTGGATAAAGTTTATGAAAACATTGATTTGGATGAGTTTTGTGATGATAATGATTATGATCTGGCCCTTGGGCACAATATGCTTTCAGTCTATGATAAAAATGAACATATATCTAAAGTGCAGCCTGTATCCGATGATAATCTCATTCTCGTTTTAAACGGCTCATTATACAATTTCCAGACTATCAGAAATTTCTTATCCAAGGTAGGTGTTGAAGCCGAAATCACATCTGATGCTGAAGCAATATTATATTTAATTGATTTTTATGCTAAAAAACTTGATCTTCTCAAGGCATGCTCTGCTGCAGTAAGATTACTTGACGGAGATTATGCCTTTGCAGTATGGGATGGTGAAAACCTGGCAGTTGTCAGAGATCCCTTAGGTGTAAAGCCACTATTTTACGCACAAAAGGATGGTTTAAACGGATTTGCATCTTCCAGAAATGCACTGAAAGAAGTCGGATTTAGTGACATTGACACCCTAAAACCCGAACATATACTTTATAACTGGGAGGATATAGCTCCTGCCCAGGCGATTTATGAAAAAATCTTTGAAGGGGACGTAGCTAAAATAGACAAGATGTTAAGGTTAAGTCTTGTTACAAGAGTTGCCGATTTAAGGGAAGTTGGAGTAATATTTTCAGGAGGCCTTGACAGTTCATATCTTGCGCTGCTTTTAAAGGAAATATCCGAAAATGTACCTTTAAAAATCAAATTGTATGCTGTAGGTGTTGAAGGCTCAAAGGATGTTGAAGCTGCAATATATGCATCAAAATTCCTGAATATGGATTTGGAAATCTGCACACTAACAGAAGAAATGATACGTGAAGCACTGCCTAGTGTCGTAAATGCAATAGGTGACGATAACCTGATGAAGGTCGGAGTAGGCCTTACAACATATTTTGCAACAAAAATGGCGGCCAAAGACAATATTAATGTAGCAATTTCAGGTCAGGGTGCTGATGAGCTCTTTGGAGGATATAAGCGTTATCTTAAAAGTTTTGTAAATGACACATTGAACTATGATATTCGTGAAGACATATCCAATATGTATCATGTCAATCTTGAACGTGATGATGCATGTGCCATGTTAAATTCAGTAGAAATAAGACTGCCATTTTTAGATAAAAAACTGGTGGAACTGGCTTTAAACATTCCGGACAACAAAAAAATAGTCTCAATGCATGATGACATGAGAAAAAGCATATTGAGAAAACTTGCATTTGAAGAGGGCCTTGACTATGAAATAGCTTACAGGCCTAAAAAGGCAGCTCAATATGGTACTGGAATTGATAAAGTTTTACGTAAAAAAATCATAAAAGATACAGATATTTCAAAATATTTGGAATAA
- a CDS encoding zinc-ribbon domain-containing protein gives MVKLCPNCGSTLTEVGGGYMCRECGRGMFRDDEVITPKCPSCGEELSDLSGSFFCYSCSRSVSKDDALSGSSSSYDDYEVDEPDYDSMIDNGDEICLNCTYWSTSPYGASYGMVCRRGYPTDGPGDSCSGFVKSTHFASYGDNGQYQFNETDRDISNKLYHWKHNR, from the coding sequence ATGGTAAAATTATGTCCTAATTGTGGCAGCACATTAACTGAGGTAGGCGGAGGTTATATGTGCCGTGAATGTGGCAGGGGAATGTTTAGAGATGATGAGGTCATAACTCCGAAATGTCCAAGCTGCGGTGAGGAATTGAGTGATTTGTCAGGTTCATTTTTTTGCTATAGCTGTTCAAGGTCAGTTAGTAAGGATGACGCACTCAGCGGAAGCAGTTCCAGCTATGATGATTATGAAGTTGATGAACCTGATTATGATTCCATGATTGATAATGGTGATGAAATTTGTCTTAACTGCACATACTGGTCCACAAGTCCTTATGGAGCTTCCTACGGAATGGTGTGCAGAAGAGGTTATCCGACTGACGGTCCGGGAGATTCCTGCAGTGGATTTGTAAAGTCAACCCATTTTGCAAGCTATGGTGATAACGGTCAGTATCAGTTCAATGAAACCGACAGGGACATTTCAAATAAATTATATCACTGGAAACACAATAGGTAA
- a CDS encoding MATE family efflux transporter, translated as MMNIFKTPEGYLYSNKALLYLFIPLLVEYALEFFVGLADSIMVASLGEAAISGVSLVDFLMQLLIFSFSALATGGAVVAGQYLGDKQVEKAQNSATQLVWFSTILSTILMIAVIILRQFLIGLLFGQIEADVWHNADMYLYIVAISIPFIAIYNAGAAIFRTTNDAFLPMKIMLVCDVLNVIGNAFCIYYLGWDVRGVAIPTVISRVLAALAVLYFVLDENYKLHIKRTLKHRFDTKILRKVLQVGIPYGIENGLFQLGRVLILSLVSTFGTMAIAANSVGYAIGIFSVLPGFAINLGLTAIISRCVGANDYEQARYYNKKCLIIVIVSHVVINLVIFAILPLVLGIYNLSSQTAQMATEMIIWHGIFAIIIWPLSFTVPATFRGAGDSKTVMYISLIVMFTCRIALSYVIADWMGIGVFGTWIAMFIDWYVRAAIYIYRYFSNKWTEYRVV; from the coding sequence ATTATGAATATCTTTAAAACTCCTGAAGGTTATTTATATTCAAATAAGGCATTGCTCTACTTATTCATTCCGCTATTGGTGGAGTATGCTTTAGAATTTTTTGTTGGACTAGCTGATTCAATCATGGTTGCATCATTGGGTGAGGCTGCAATTTCAGGAGTTTCCTTAGTCGATTTTTTAATGCAACTTCTTATTTTTTCTTTTTCAGCTCTTGCAACGGGAGGAGCTGTTGTAGCGGGACAATATTTAGGTGATAAACAAGTCGAAAAAGCACAGAATTCAGCCACACAGCTTGTCTGGTTTTCCACTATTTTATCAACAATATTGATGATTGCCGTCATTATTTTAAGACAGTTTCTAATAGGTTTGCTGTTCGGTCAAATTGAGGCTGACGTATGGCATAATGCAGATATGTATCTCTATATTGTAGCCATATCAATTCCGTTTATAGCTATTTACAATGCGGGAGCAGCAATTTTTAGAACAACAAACGACGCATTTCTTCCAATGAAAATCATGCTTGTTTGTGATGTTCTAAATGTCATAGGCAATGCATTTTGCATTTACTATCTTGGATGGGATGTTAGGGGTGTGGCAATTCCAACTGTAATTTCAAGGGTTCTTGCGGCACTCGCTGTTCTTTATTTTGTTTTGGATGAAAACTATAAACTGCATATTAAAAGGACTTTAAAACATAGATTTGATACAAAAATTTTAAGGAAAGTTTTGCAGGTCGGTATTCCATATGGTATTGAAAACGGCCTGTTTCAGCTTGGAAGAGTATTGATTTTAAGTCTGGTTTCAACATTCGGAACTATGGCAATCGCTGCAAATTCCGTTGGTTATGCAATAGGAATATTTTCAGTTCTGCCGGGTTTTGCAATTAATTTAGGCTTAACTGCCATTATTTCAAGATGTGTTGGAGCAAATGATTATGAACAGGCAAGGTATTACAACAAAAAATGTCTGATAATCGTGATAGTTTCACATGTCGTAATCAATCTGGTTATTTTTGCAATTTTGCCTCTTGTTTTGGGAATTTACAACCTGTCTTCTCAAACTGCACAGATGGCAACTGAAATGATAATCTGGCACGGTATTTTTGCAATAATCATCTGGCCGTTATCTTTCACAGTGCCTGCAACATTCAGAGGAGCGGGAGATTCAAAAACTGTAATGTACATCAGTTTAATTGTTATGTTTACCTGCAGGATTGCATTGTCTTATGTTATAGCCGACTGGATGGGAATTGGAGTATTCGGAACATGGATTGCAATGTTTATAGACTGGTATGTAAGAGCCGCAATCTATATCTACAGGTACTTCTCAAATAAATGGACAGAATACAGGGTGGTTTGA
- a CDS encoding amino acid-binding protein, with amino-acid sequence MRMNLVLELLDIPGQLVSVLEPIGALGANLVTVIHKRELKNEQGLVPVHITIEGERENLFNVIERFEELGFSIVEMDGVVKKEMISTILYGHIVDQDLRDTMDRINALKGVVIVGFDIKLDGEKESTALINIETDYGIKQTVFDKIKEIADEKQLLMINEV; translated from the coding sequence ATGAGAATGAACTTAGTTTTAGAACTTTTAGATATTCCAGGACAATTGGTTTCTGTATTGGAACCTATTGGTGCTCTTGGTGCAAATTTAGTCACTGTTATCCATAAAAGGGAACTGAAAAATGAACAGGGTTTGGTTCCGGTTCATATCACAATTGAAGGTGAACGTGAAAATCTCTTCAATGTCATTGAAAGATTTGAAGAATTAGGATTCTCTATTGTTGAAATGGATGGTGTCGTTAAAAAAGAAATGATCAGTACCATATTATACGGTCACATTGTGGACCAGGATTTAAGGGACACCATGGATAGAATAAACGCATTAAAAGGTGTCGTTATTGTTGGTTTTGATATTAAACTGGATGGTGAGAAAGAATCCACTGCATTAATTAATATTGAAACAGATTATGGTATTAAACAAACTGTATTTGACAAGATTAAAGAAATTGCTGATGAAAAACAGCTACTTATGATTAATGAAGTTTAA
- a CDS encoding zinc ribbon domain-containing protein: MNDFENQKFCQSCAMPLSDNQLFGTNADGTKNEDYCIYCFKDGEFTSDISMDEMMNFCIEKMVEVHPEMDKKQASFMMKEVFPKLKRWAKD; encoded by the coding sequence ATGAATGATTTTGAAAATCAAAAATTCTGTCAATCCTGTGCAATGCCTTTGTCAGATAATCAGCTCTTTGGAACCAATGCCGATGGCACTAAAAACGAAGACTATTGCATATACTGCTTTAAAGATGGAGAATTCACATCTGACATTTCCATGGATGAAATGATGAATTTTTGCATTGAAAAAATGGTAGAAGTTCACCCGGAAATGGACAAAAAACAGGCTTCTTTTATGATGAAAGAAGTATTTCCAAAATTAAAAAGATGGGCAAAAGATTAG
- a CDS encoding alpha/beta hydrolase-fold protein, protein MVLFRGDIKCKSLQRRTSISVILPADNIHFLQDREEIVPQPYKTLYLLHGLYGSDDIFLANTSIQKFAEDNGIAIVIPCGENSFYVDNPKAHAYYGEYVGQELLDITRNIFPLSHKREDTFIAGFSMGGYGAIRNGLKYSENFSKIGMISAALITDDIVYLNDDDNVLRSRDFYESVFGNLNELKGSDMDPKALLETCDDVPDIFMACGVDDFLYGKNVEFHEFLKSRNVNAEFMESPGEHTWEFCDEHIKEFIKRAVGE, encoded by the coding sequence ATGGTTTTGTTTAGAGGAGACATTAAGTGTAAAAGCTTACAGAGACGTACTTCAATCAGTGTAATTTTGCCTGCGGACAATATTCATTTCCTGCAGGATAGGGAAGAGATAGTTCCGCAGCCCTACAAAACATTGTATCTGCTTCATGGCCTCTACGGCAGCGATGACATATTCCTGGCAAACACTTCCATTCAGAAATTTGCAGAGGACAACGGAATAGCTATTGTAATACCATGCGGCGAGAACAGCTTCTATGTGGATAATCCAAAGGCACATGCATATTACGGAGAATATGTCGGCCAGGAACTATTGGATATTACAAGAAACATATTCCCTTTATCCCACAAAAGGGAGGACACATTCATTGCGGGCTTTTCAATGGGAGGTTATGGAGCAATCAGAAACGGTTTGAAATACAGTGAAAACTTCTCAAAAATAGGAATGATTTCAGCTGCACTGATAACTGACGATATAGTTTATTTGAATGATGATGATAATGTATTGAGGTCAAGGGATTTTTATGAATCAGTTTTTGGAAACTTGAATGAATTGAAAGGTTCGGATATGGATCCCAAAGCCCTACTCGAAACATGCGATGATGTTCCGGATATTTTCATGGCATGCGGGGTGGATGACTTTTTATATGGTAAAAATGTTGAGTTTCATGAGTTTTTAAAGTCAAGAAATGTTAATGCGGAATTTATGGAATCTCCAGGTGAGCATACCTGGGAATTCTGTGATGAACATATAAAAGAATTCATTAAACGTGCGGTTGGAGAGTGA
- a CDS encoding cofactor-independent phosphoglycerate mutase has product MKYVIFIPDGSSDYPVDELDGKTPLMVAKTPNIDKMAKGGFGGFTNNVPQQYTPGSDVANMSIFGYNPADYYTGRGPLEAGSEGIPTTPEDVIFRCNTIFSEDGEMDDFNAGHISTEEADELMKGLNEYFTEKYPDFKGKFYTGVSYRHLFIYSCDSVEDAEVLSSIKTMPPHDIAGEKLVDNLFGDCELAHEIQQIMFESREYLKDHEVNQKREIPANMVWLWGQGVTPSLPNFEETYGITASVITGVDLLKGIGNFAGMNIVNVPGATGYFDTDYEAKGKYGIEALKETDLLLIHIEAPDEAGHAQNVEEKVKAIERIDEFIVGPIIESLQGQDFRAAILPDHPTPISVGTHTRDDVPLVIYDSAREGDDCESFDEEGVKKGSLETKKGHFLIQRLISGEF; this is encoded by the coding sequence ATGAAATATGTAATTTTTATCCCTGATGGGTCTAGTGATTATCCTGTTGATGAATTAGACGGTAAAACTCCTCTTATGGTGGCAAAAACCCCAAATATTGATAAAATGGCTAAAGGAGGATTTGGAGGATTTACAAATAATGTTCCACAGCAATACACTCCAGGTTCTGATGTGGCCAATATGAGTATTTTCGGATACAATCCTGCTGATTACTATACTGGCCGTGGACCGCTTGAAGCAGGCAGTGAAGGAATACCAACAACACCTGAAGACGTAATATTCAGATGCAACACCATATTCAGTGAAGATGGAGAAATGGATGACTTCAATGCAGGTCACATCTCAACAGAAGAAGCTGATGAACTTATGAAAGGCCTAAACGAGTATTTCACTGAAAAATACCCTGATTTCAAAGGTAAATTCTATACTGGTGTAAGCTACAGACACTTGTTTATATATTCATGCGACAGCGTTGAAGATGCAGAAGTATTGTCCAGCATCAAAACAATGCCTCCTCATGACATTGCCGGTGAAAAATTGGTAGATAACTTATTTGGTGACTGTGAACTGGCTCATGAAATCCAACAGATAATGTTCGAATCCAGAGAATACCTCAAAGACCATGAAGTCAACCAGAAAAGAGAAATTCCTGCAAATATGGTATGGCTATGGGGACAGGGAGTCACACCAAGCTTACCTAACTTTGAGGAAACCTACGGAATCACCGCTTCAGTCATAACCGGTGTTGACCTACTTAAAGGAATAGGTAACTTTGCAGGAATGAATATAGTTAATGTTCCTGGAGCTACAGGATATTTTGATACTGACTATGAAGCAAAAGGAAAATATGGAATCGAAGCATTGAAAGAAACAGACTTATTATTAATTCATATCGAGGCACCTGATGAAGCAGGCCATGCTCAAAACGTTGAAGAGAAAGTCAAAGCTATTGAAAGAATTGATGAATTCATCGTTGGACCAATCATTGAAAGCCTGCAGGGTCAGGACTTCAGAGCGGCAATATTGCCTGACCATCCAACTCCAATAAGTGTTGGAACCCATACAAGGGACGATGTGCCTTTAGTAATATATGATTCAGCACGCGAAGGTGACGATTGCGAATCATTTGATGAAGAAGGAGTTAAAAAAGGTTCACTTGAAACCAAGAAAGGCCATTTCTTGATTCAAAGATTAATTTCAGGAGAGTTTTAG
- a CDS encoding flavodoxin family protein, with product MKVLLVNGSPHKEGCTYTALSEVEKTLNEADIETEIFWIRTKPIIGCTACMKCQEKGECTFDNDVVNEFVKKAYDADGFIFGSPVYYAGATGAVTSFLDRAFYSNSQGTGLEAFKHKPASVVCSARRGGTTATYDQLNKYLGISQMPIVSSFYWNMVHGNTPEEVMQDLEGLATMRQLGRNMAFFLKCIEAGKKEGLVPEEEPKIATNFIR from the coding sequence ATGAAAGTATTGTTAGTTAACGGAAGTCCACATAAGGAAGGATGTACATATACTGCACTATCTGAAGTGGAAAAAACATTAAATGAAGCAGACATTGAAACCGAAATCTTTTGGATAAGAACAAAACCGATTATCGGATGTACTGCATGCATGAAATGTCAGGAAAAAGGAGAATGCACATTTGACAATGATGTCGTAAATGAATTTGTTAAAAAGGCTTATGATGCTGACGGATTCATATTCGGATCACCTGTTTACTATGCAGGTGCAACTGGTGCTGTAACTTCATTTTTAGACAGGGCATTTTATTCAAATTCCCAGGGTACTGGTCTTGAAGCATTCAAACACAAACCTGCTTCAGTTGTTTGCTCTGCAAGAAGAGGTGGAACAACTGCAACTTACGATCAGTTAAATAAATATTTGGGAATTAGCCAAATGCCTATTGTTTCATCATTTTACTGGAATATGGTCCATGGAAACACCCCCGAAGAGGTCATGCAGGACTTGGAAGGTCTTGCAACAATGAGACAGCTTGGAAGAAACATGGCATTTTTCCTGAAATGTATTGAAGCAGGTAAAAAAGAAGGACTGGTTCCTGAAGAAGAACCAAAAATAGCTACTAACTTCATAAGATAA
- a CDS encoding ABC transporter permease has product MLTFINMEFLKLKRSKIFLLSIIGAILPPLLMFIAVTSFDEGQTFEALFTNVNMYMSAMFAVMIFAIIISYLFGREYNEHTLKTMLTIPVSRGKFLISKYVMFLVWIVILTVVTSLSTLIFGFAAGLEGFSVNLFLDSFTQLLYANVLLFLTFSPFVFISLLITNMVPAMIGGAGLSLVNLMVYGQKWAPFVPWTCPYLIASGEITEYATSISVSYSIILATFVIGLVISYIYFTRTDVSL; this is encoded by the coding sequence ATGTTGACTTTTATAAATATGGAATTTTTAAAACTTAAAAGATCCAAAATATTTTTGTTAAGCATAATAGGAGCCATTCTTCCGCCATTGCTCATGTTTATTGCTGTAACTTCATTTGATGAAGGGCAAACTTTTGAAGCATTATTCACTAATGTCAATATGTACATGTCGGCGATGTTTGCAGTCATGATATTTGCAATAATCATATCATATCTGTTTGGCAGGGAATACAATGAGCATACCCTAAAGACAATGCTGACTATCCCTGTGTCAAGAGGAAAGTTTCTGATAAGCAAATATGTCATGTTTCTGGTTTGGATTGTTATTCTAACAGTGGTGACAAGTCTTTCAACACTCATATTTGGTTTTGCAGCAGGTCTTGAAGGATTCAGTGTAAATCTGTTTTTAGACAGTTTCACTCAGCTTCTCTATGCAAATGTACTGTTATTTTTAACATTCTCTCCATTTGTATTCATTTCACTGCTGATAACAAACATGGTTCCTGCGATGATTGGAGGTGCAGGCCTGTCATTGGTCAATTTGATGGTATATGGCCAAAAATGGGCTCCATTCGTTCCCTGGACATGCCCATATTTAATCGCATCAGGGGAGATAACCGAATATGCAACAAGCATTAGTGTATCGTATAGCATTATTTTAGCCACTTTTGTAATTGGATTAGTGATTTCATACATTTACTTTACAAGAACGGATGTTTCACTTTAG
- a CDS encoding MATE family efflux transporter, translated as MEVEQLITNPKKSIIGLSIPMILSLFLTMINNLADAMWVSGLGSDALAAIGIVTPLFIIIIGLGIGLSAGVNSSIARFIGAGDMKNAGNSATHGVILSIIVSIVIPGLIVLFLDPLLIAIGGANVLGLAHEYGVWVISGGFTIIIQNIYCGIFRSENKGVKATLPIGVAAALNIILDPIFIYNLNMGVAGAAIATVLANFIGLLMYLYWSYVKDDNTIDVRSYSTDKQIYRDIISVGVPASMEQILMSLFSMVINVILVMVATTDAVAVYTTVWRLISIGVMLPVGFGTGAISVFGALFGARKGDMIGETFNYVQKIGFIGCIAMAVILAVLAPYLAMLFGGAGLNDEIAAVTVLLCPYVVFASWSIISGCILQSFGRGDLSLGFTFFKQIVLTLIFIWILLWMGENGVYLGIVIANFVGSLIQLLFTRRYVKSIQKYYR; from the coding sequence ATGGAAGTAGAGCAATTAATTACAAATCCTAAAAAGAGTATCATCGGATTAAGCATTCCAATGATTCTATCTTTATTTTTAACAATGATTAACAATCTTGCAGATGCAATGTGGGTTTCAGGACTCGGTTCAGATGCTCTTGCAGCAATAGGTATCGTAACACCGCTGTTCATTATTATCATCGGGCTTGGAATAGGATTGTCTGCAGGTGTCAACTCATCAATTGCACGTTTTATAGGTGCAGGTGATATGAAAAATGCTGGAAACAGCGCAACACACGGTGTAATCTTAAGTATAATAGTAAGTATTGTAATTCCGGGATTGATCGTATTATTCCTGGATCCGCTGTTAATTGCAATCGGCGGAGCTAACGTATTGGGTTTGGCCCATGAATACGGGGTCTGGGTGATATCCGGTGGATTTACAATCATCATTCAGAATATCTACTGCGGAATATTCAGATCAGAAAACAAAGGTGTTAAAGCAACATTACCTATTGGTGTTGCGGCTGCCCTAAACATTATTCTGGACCCTATTTTCATATATAATTTGAATATGGGTGTTGCAGGTGCAGCTATAGCTACCGTGCTTGCAAACTTCATTGGTCTTTTGATGTATCTCTACTGGTCATACGTTAAGGATGACAACACTATTGACGTTAGAAGCTATTCAACAGATAAGCAAATCTATAGGGATATCATTTCTGTAGGAGTTCCTGCAAGTATGGAACAGATTTTAATGTCACTTTTTTCCATGGTAATCAATGTGATATTGGTAATGGTAGCAACAACTGACGCTGTTGCAGTTTATACTACCGTCTGGAGGCTGATAAGTATTGGAGTAATGCTTCCTGTTGGTTTTGGAACCGGTGCAATCAGCGTATTCGGAGCACTGTTCGGAGCAAGAAAAGGAGATATGATTGGTGAGACATTCAATTATGTTCAAAAGATTGGTTTTATAGGATGCATTGCAATGGCTGTAATCCTTGCGGTATTGGCACCGTATCTTGCAATGCTTTTTGGTGGGGCAGGACTCAATGATGAAATTGCTGCCGTAACTGTATTATTATGTCCTTATGTTGTATTTGCAAGTTGGAGTATTATTTCAGGATGTATTCTGCAAAGTTTCGGAAGAGGGGATTTAAGTCTGGGTTTTACATTTTTCAAACAGATAGTTTTAACTTTAATATTCATCTGGATTCTGCTCTGGATGGGTGAAAACGGAGTATACTTGGGTATTGTAATAGCAAACTTCGTTGGAAGTCTGATACAGTTATTGTTCACCCGAAGATATGTAAAGTCAATTCAGAAATATTACAGATAA
- the gatC gene encoding Asp-tRNA(Asn) amidotransferase subunit GatC has protein sequence MTIEKDAEDIIEKFSKILEDIPDSDETWYITDNLNLTRDDESHEKNPEKILRNARIDKDGNLVVKKADWTH, from the coding sequence ATGACAATCGAAAAAGATGCTGAAGACATTATAGAAAAATTTTCAAAAATTTTAGAAGACATTCCAGATTCAGATGAAACCTGGTACATCACAGATAACTTAAATTTAACACGTGACGATGAATCTCACGAAAAAAATCCAGAAAAAATATTAAGGAATGCTCGTATAGATAAAGATGGAAATTTAGTAGTTAAAAAAGCAGATTGGACACATTAA